A genomic region of Pseudomonas sp. MPC6 contains the following coding sequences:
- a CDS encoding RidA family protein, with amino-acid sequence MEIKRIETNQRMSRVVQCNGFTFLGGQTATDRTQDIKGQTAQVLAKIDNFLAQAGLDKTRILTAQVWLSDIQADFAGMNEVWDAWAPEGHAPARATVESRLAAPDLLVEITVVAAG; translated from the coding sequence CTGGAAATCAAACGCATCGAAACCAATCAACGCATGAGCCGCGTCGTTCAATGCAACGGCTTCACCTTTCTCGGCGGCCAGACCGCCACCGACCGCACCCAGGACATCAAGGGCCAGACCGCCCAGGTGCTGGCCAAGATCGACAATTTCCTGGCCCAGGCCGGCCTGGACAAAACCCGTATCCTCACCGCCCAGGTCTGGCTGTCGGACATCCAGGCCGACTTCGCCGGCATGAACGAGGTGTGGGACGCCTGGGCACCCGAAGGCCACGCGCCTGCCCGTGCCACCGTCGAATCGCGCCTGGCCGCGCCGGACCTGCTGGTGGAAATCACCGTGGTTGCGGCGGGCTGA
- a CDS encoding FAD-binding oxidoreductase, with protein MSESSKRQADVLVIGGGIHGLSTALYLAQAGVKVTVLEAEYCGRHASGVNAGGVRTLGRHVAEIPLALASRDLWHELKNTLGDDGGFVPSGQLKLAESQADLQECRLRVEQLQALGFSHEVLVDQQQVFDTVPTVARHVTGGIWVKDDGYAVPFKTVTAFRLAAQQRGVRIHENTPAQRIEQTGTQWRVSTAAGHFSAEHLVVTAGAWAGGLAAQIGEPVPVHPEGLMLMVTHRVAPFCVPVLGATSRALSFKQFANGTVVIGGKLVGSLDFLARHGEVEMERLGSSARTVTDLFPHLRHLGVNRVWAGVEAFTADDLPVIGASRKASNLSYSFGFCGSGFQMGPGTGKRLAQLILGEHSDISLEPFAIDRFNPAASAPPGSFQSASTIAHP; from the coding sequence GTGAGTGAGTCGAGCAAGCGCCAGGCCGACGTGCTGGTGATCGGCGGTGGCATCCATGGCCTGAGCACCGCGTTGTACCTGGCGCAAGCGGGAGTCAAGGTGACCGTGCTGGAAGCGGAGTATTGCGGGCGCCATGCCTCCGGCGTCAATGCCGGTGGCGTACGCACCCTGGGCCGACACGTTGCGGAAATTCCCTTGGCCCTGGCCTCGCGCGATCTGTGGCATGAGCTGAAAAATACCCTGGGCGACGACGGCGGTTTTGTCCCCAGCGGCCAGCTCAAGCTGGCGGAGAGCCAGGCCGATCTGCAGGAGTGCCGGCTGCGGGTCGAACAACTGCAGGCGCTGGGTTTCAGCCATGAAGTGTTGGTCGATCAACAACAGGTATTCGACACAGTGCCGACCGTGGCACGGCATGTGACGGGCGGTATCTGGGTCAAGGACGATGGTTATGCGGTGCCGTTCAAGACCGTCACCGCGTTTCGCCTGGCTGCGCAACAGCGCGGGGTGCGGATTCACGAAAACACCCCGGCGCAACGGATCGAGCAGACCGGAACCCAGTGGCGGGTGAGCACAGCCGCTGGCCATTTCAGCGCCGAGCACCTGGTGGTCACGGCGGGCGCCTGGGCCGGAGGGCTGGCGGCGCAGATCGGCGAGCCGGTGCCCGTGCACCCGGAAGGCCTGATGCTGATGGTCACCCATCGCGTTGCGCCGTTCTGTGTCCCGGTGCTGGGTGCCACATCACGCGCACTGTCGTTCAAACAGTTCGCCAATGGTACGGTAGTGATCGGCGGCAAGCTGGTCGGCTCCCTGGATTTTCTCGCGCGCCATGGCGAGGTCGAGATGGAACGCCTGGGTAGCAGCGCGCGCACGGTCACCGACTTGTTTCCGCATTTGCGACACTTGGGCGTCAACCGCGTCTGGGCCGGGGTCGAAGCCTTCACCGCCGATGACCTGCCGGTGATCGGCGCCAGTCGCAAGGCCAGTAACCTGAGTTATTCATTCGGGTTTTGCGGCAGCGGCTTTCAGATGGGCCCCGGCACTGGTAAACGCCTGGCCCAACTGATTCTCGGCGAACACTCGGACATTTCACTGGAACCCTTCGCCATCGACCGTTTCAACCCGGCGGCCAGCGCGCCGCCGGGATCTTTTCAATCCGCTTCAACCATCGCACACCCATAA